One genomic region from Catenulispora sp. EB89 encodes:
- a CDS encoding PucR family transcriptional regulator, with product MTRHKGVEDPDARQGGADERRLTAAGPPDALRIGGRPVAADLRAMAPDLSRRVLARLLDELPVYATLPSEEVAGDIAEIVQQSVRMFADAVEARRVPDETELAAQRRSAQRRAEEGVPLDAILAAYQLGISMVWSQVSAGATPADHTDLRELLEMLLDIQRRILCSVTESYLAARRAIDSEEHSGRHALMAALLSGTEPDGTAQAAPRYAVLTLHLERHPDEDAAAPGVAARRKIRRVREALDAFAQQPCLTAFRSDRGTVLMPLDDDAAVLNHDELRTLITDAADVAGAPLTAAVAVADVAEVPTAVAHTAEIVDLARATKRPPGLYRLADVLLDYQLSRPSAALPALAARLEPLAGKPELLATLQTYLNLDRDRRTTAVALHVHPNTVDYRLRRISELTGLSAHRTEDLGELHASLVARQALGERS from the coding sequence GTGACGCGTCACAAAGGCGTTGAGGATCCGGACGCGCGTCAAGGCGGTGCGGATGAACGGCGGCTGACGGCTGCGGGACCGCCCGACGCGCTGCGCATCGGAGGCCGGCCGGTCGCCGCCGACCTGCGCGCCATGGCGCCGGACCTGTCGCGCCGCGTCCTGGCCCGCCTGCTCGACGAGCTGCCGGTCTACGCGACGCTGCCGAGCGAGGAAGTCGCCGGGGACATCGCCGAGATCGTGCAGCAGTCGGTGCGGATGTTCGCCGACGCGGTCGAGGCGCGGCGCGTCCCGGACGAGACCGAGCTGGCCGCTCAGCGCCGGTCGGCCCAGCGCCGCGCCGAGGAAGGCGTGCCGCTGGACGCGATCCTGGCGGCGTACCAGCTCGGCATCTCCATGGTGTGGTCGCAGGTGTCAGCCGGTGCCACACCCGCGGATCACACCGACCTGCGCGAGCTGCTGGAGATGCTGCTGGACATCCAGCGCCGGATCCTGTGCTCGGTCACGGAAAGCTACCTGGCCGCGCGGCGCGCGATCGACAGCGAGGAACACAGCGGCCGGCACGCATTAATGGCGGCGTTACTTTCCGGGACGGAGCCGGACGGGACCGCGCAAGCGGCACCGCGCTATGCCGTGTTGACGCTGCATCTCGAACGCCATCCCGACGAGGACGCGGCCGCTCCCGGGGTAGCGGCGCGTCGAAAGATCCGGCGCGTACGGGAGGCGTTGGACGCGTTCGCGCAGCAGCCTTGCCTGACCGCGTTCCGGTCGGATCGTGGCACGGTCCTGATGCCGCTCGACGACGACGCGGCCGTCCTGAACCACGACGAACTACGAACCCTGATCACCGACGCGGCCGACGTCGCCGGGGCTCCGTTGACGGCGGCGGTCGCGGTCGCCGACGTCGCGGAGGTGCCGACCGCGGTCGCGCACACGGCCGAGATCGTCGATCTGGCGCGGGCGACGAAGCGTCCGCCGGGGTTGTACCGGCTTGCGGACGTGCTGCTGGACTACCAGCTCAGCCGGCCGTCGGCGGCGCTGCCGGCGCTCGCGGCGCGGCTGGAGCCGCTGGCGGGCAAGCCGGAGTTGCTGGCGACCTTGCAGACGTACCTGAACCTGGACCGCGACCGCCGGACGACGGCCGTCGCGCTGCATGTCCACCCCAACACCGTCGACTACCGGCTGCGCCGTATCAGTGAGCTGACGGGGTTGTCGGCACACCGCACCGAGGACCTGGGCGAACTGCACGCGTCGCTGGTCGCGCGGCAGGCGCTCGGCGAGCGCTCGTAG
- a CDS encoding polysaccharide deacetylase family protein: MIKGLSRKLRALAVATVLALVGVTLSAAPAAAAGKVVYITFDDGPSLYTPQVLRILAQYGVHATFFEVGQNVAAHPAATSQVYRQGNSVQNHTWSHPDLRKLSASQFAYQVSATDRQIRAHTGYRPCCLRPPYGAVNAGVRSRASALGKKIALWTVDPRDWSRPGTAAIRNRVLSQVRPGSVVLMHDGGGDRSQTVAALGGILKTLKARGYTFAIWAR; this comes from the coding sequence GTGATCAAAGGACTTTCTCGCAAGCTCAGAGCCCTCGCCGTCGCGACCGTCCTCGCCCTGGTCGGCGTCACGCTCTCGGCGGCGCCCGCCGCCGCGGCGGGCAAGGTCGTCTACATCACGTTCGACGACGGGCCCAGCCTCTACACGCCGCAGGTCCTCAGGATCCTGGCGCAGTACGGGGTGCACGCCACGTTCTTCGAGGTGGGCCAGAACGTGGCCGCGCACCCGGCGGCGACCTCGCAGGTCTACCGGCAGGGCAACAGCGTGCAGAACCACACCTGGTCCCACCCCGACCTGCGGAAGCTGTCGGCCTCGCAGTTCGCCTACCAGGTGAGCGCCACCGACCGGCAGATCCGCGCGCACACCGGCTACCGCCCCTGCTGCCTGCGGCCGCCGTACGGCGCGGTGAACGCCGGCGTGCGGTCGCGGGCGTCGGCACTGGGCAAGAAGATCGCGCTGTGGACGGTCGACCCGCGCGACTGGTCGCGCCCCGGCACCGCCGCGATCCGGAACCGGGTGCTCAGCCAGGTCCGGCCGGGGTCGGTGGTGCTGATGCACGACGGCGGCGGGGACCGCAGCCAGACCGTCGCGGCGCTCGGCGGGATCCTCAAGACCCTGAAGGCGCGGGGATACACCTTTGCGATCTGGGCCCGCTGA